The Azospirillum brasilense genome window below encodes:
- a CDS encoding ATP-binding protein, translating to MREEDVAGDGRRPAASAGLRRVFDAIGVAVALLDRQGRIADLNAAMLRAIGCPQDLLIGQPMAGAFVWGGREDAAERFAQAMAAAGRGLVQELSLTGDGNWFDIALTPLTAEPGGEPTGIVMTAADANRRMGVEARLRGQEDRLRAAQDEVKRAGQTKVRFLAAASHDLRQPAQSLTLFGAVLAERLADHPQLPLVQTMNRAIEAMRGLLDALLDVSRLDSGIVSPDMAPFAVAEMMERLKADYSPRAAAKGLKLRVRPLKAQVRSDAALLERLLRHLLDNAVRYTASGGVLLGCRRRGMMLCIEVADTGIGIPTDKLDEIFEEFVQLGNVERDRSRGLGLGLAVVRRLSRLLGLPVRVRSRMGRGTCFTVEVPLHASWNPNATERAMPSLERPGALALIIDDEELILQSLRLVLEQWGWDVLAAASGEEALRQLDGAERLPDVIIADYRLRHGRTGVDAIRDVHAFAGDLIPAILLTGDTSPDRIREARRSGFTLLHKPVTLSELSSHLEEARARAAAE from the coding sequence ATGCGAGAGGAGGATGTGGCGGGGGACGGCCGTCGTCCCGCCGCCTCCGCCGGACTGCGGCGGGTTTTCGACGCGATCGGCGTGGCGGTCGCCCTGCTCGATCGCCAGGGACGCATTGCCGATCTCAACGCGGCGATGCTGCGCGCCATCGGATGCCCGCAAGATCTGCTGATCGGGCAACCCATGGCCGGCGCGTTCGTCTGGGGCGGCCGGGAGGACGCGGCGGAGCGCTTCGCCCAGGCGATGGCCGCCGCGGGGCGGGGGCTGGTCCAGGAACTGAGCCTGACGGGTGACGGAAACTGGTTCGACATCGCGCTGACGCCGCTGACGGCGGAGCCCGGTGGCGAGCCCACCGGCATCGTCATGACCGCGGCGGACGCCAACCGCCGCATGGGCGTGGAGGCACGGCTGCGCGGACAGGAGGATCGCCTGCGCGCCGCGCAGGACGAGGTGAAGCGCGCCGGCCAGACCAAGGTGCGCTTCCTGGCGGCAGCCAGCCATGACCTGCGCCAGCCTGCCCAGTCGCTCACCCTGTTCGGCGCGGTCCTGGCGGAACGGCTGGCCGATCATCCGCAGTTGCCGCTGGTCCAGACGATGAACCGGGCGATCGAGGCGATGCGCGGCCTGCTCGACGCGTTGCTGGACGTGTCCCGGCTCGACTCCGGGATCGTCTCGCCCGACATGGCGCCTTTCGCGGTGGCCGAAATGATGGAGCGTCTGAAGGCCGACTACAGCCCGCGCGCGGCCGCCAAAGGACTGAAGCTGCGGGTGCGCCCGCTGAAGGCGCAGGTCCGCAGCGACGCCGCCCTGCTGGAACGGCTGTTGCGTCACCTGCTCGACAATGCGGTGCGCTACACGGCGTCCGGTGGCGTCCTCCTGGGGTGCCGGCGGCGGGGGATGATGCTGTGCATCGAGGTGGCGGACACGGGCATCGGCATCCCCACCGACAAACTTGACGAGATTTTCGAGGAGTTCGTTCAGCTCGGCAACGTCGAACGCGACCGCAGCCGTGGCCTCGGCCTCGGGCTGGCGGTGGTGAGGCGGCTGTCGCGTCTGCTTGGCCTGCCGGTCCGCGTGCGGTCGCGTATGGGGCGGGGCACATGCTTTACGGTGGAGGTTCCCTTGCACGCTTCCTGGAATCCCAACGCGACGGAACGCGCCATGCCGTCCTTGGAACGGCCCGGCGCGCTGGCCCTGATCATCGACGACGAGGAACTGATCCTGCAGAGCCTGCGGCTTGTGCTGGAGCAGTGGGGGTGGGATGTGCTGGCCGCCGCGTCGGGGGAGGAGGCGCTGCGCCAGCTCGACGGGGCGGAGCGGCTTCCCGATGTCATCATCGCCGACTACCGCCTGCGCCACGGGCGGACGGGGGTGGACGCCATCCGCGACGTCCACGCTTTCGCCGGAGACCTCATCCCGGCGATCCTGCTGACCGGCGACACCAGCCCCGACCGCATCCGCGAGGCGCGGCGCAGCGGCTTCACCCTGCTGCACAAGCCGGTCACCCTGTCCGAGCTGTCGTCCCACCTGGAGGAGGCTCGGGCGCGCGCCGCGGCGGAATGA
- a CDS encoding DUF4743 domain-containing protein: MSFLDHIRACNAHDLSGFRPFELEGHRLGWVRHALAEQLPGVDPGFVVTTDRVTLAPEVRDFEARSSVLAHAAQFLVETGAVSALRGEFYPVMPSWGAEPLMRIDRAVVAQFGTPAYGLHVNGFVRQPDGGLSLWIGRRARDREVAPGKLDNMIAGGQPIGLTLAENLVKEAQEEAGIDAALASRAVPVGAVTYRMETEAGLKQDTLFLYDLELDADFVPQNTDGEVERFELWPLDRVAESVRATKDWKFNVNLVVIDFMVRHGWLTPDEPDYLEIVRGLRR, translated from the coding sequence ATGAGCTTCCTCGACCACATCCGCGCGTGCAACGCGCACGACCTTTCCGGTTTCCGTCCGTTCGAGCTGGAAGGCCATCGTCTCGGCTGGGTCCGCCACGCGCTGGCCGAGCAGCTTCCCGGCGTCGATCCGGGCTTCGTCGTCACCACCGACCGGGTGACGCTGGCCCCGGAGGTCCGCGACTTCGAGGCGCGGTCCTCCGTGCTGGCGCACGCCGCCCAGTTCCTCGTCGAGACGGGGGCGGTTTCCGCCCTGCGCGGCGAGTTCTACCCGGTCATGCCGTCCTGGGGAGCCGAGCCGCTGATGCGCATCGACCGCGCGGTGGTGGCGCAGTTCGGCACCCCCGCCTACGGGCTGCACGTCAACGGTTTCGTCCGCCAGCCGGACGGCGGCCTGTCGCTGTGGATCGGGCGCCGCGCCCGCGACCGCGAGGTGGCGCCGGGCAAGCTCGACAACATGATCGCCGGCGGCCAGCCGATCGGCCTGACGCTGGCGGAGAACCTCGTCAAGGAAGCGCAGGAGGAGGCGGGGATCGACGCCGCCCTGGCGTCCCGTGCCGTCCCCGTCGGGGCCGTCACCTACCGCATGGAGACGGAGGCCGGGCTGAAGCAGGACACGCTGTTCCTCTACGACCTGGAACTCGACGCGGATTTCGTCCCGCAAAACACCGACGGCGAGGTCGAACGGTTCGAGCTGTGGCCGCTGGACCGCGTCGCAGAGTCGGTGCGCGCGACGAAGGACTGGAAATTCAACGTGAATCTCGTCGTCATCGACTTCATGGTCCGTCACGGCTGGCTGACGCCGGATGAGCCGGACTATCTGGAGATCGTGCGGGGCCTGCGGCGGTAG
- a CDS encoding response regulator has product MPAAFGDFSVLVIEDESFTRMVLAKMLATLGFRSVHQAADGEAGLAAVQAHQPDLVVCDVEMQPMDGLGFLKALRTSPDARHRALPVVFMTNRTDQSRMDEAAAFGADTFIVKPATPESLKGTLGAKLG; this is encoded by the coding sequence ATGCCGGCGGCGTTCGGGGATTTTTCGGTTCTTGTGATAGAGGACGAGAGCTTCACCCGCATGGTGTTGGCGAAGATGCTGGCCACGCTGGGTTTCCGCTCCGTCCATCAGGCCGCCGACGGCGAGGCCGGGCTGGCCGCCGTACAGGCGCATCAACCCGATCTGGTCGTCTGCGATGTGGAGATGCAGCCGATGGACGGGTTGGGATTTCTGAAGGCCTTGCGGACCAGCCCCGACGCCCGCCACCGCGCGCTGCCGGTGGTCTTCATGACGAACCGCACCGACCAGAGCCGCATGGACGAAGCCGCAGCCTTTGGCGCCGACACCTTCATCGTCAAGCCGGCCACGCCGGAGTCGTTGAAGGGGACGCTGGGCGCCAAGCTCGGCTGA
- a CDS encoding PrkA family serine protein kinase, with translation MFPADELFTRYTQSYEGRREVEMSLTEYLQECRDDPMMYASAPERILAAIGEPEIVDTAKDPRLGRIFMNRTIKIYPAFADFYGMEETIERIVGFFRHAAQGLEERKQILYLLGPVGGGKSSLAERLKSLMEKCPVYVLKAGKEISPVFESPLGLFNPDEMGDLLEDRYGIPRRRLTGLMSPWAVKRLDEFGGDISRFRVVKLHPSKLRQICVTKTEPGDENNQDISSLVGKVDIRKLEVYSQNDPDAYSFSGGLNRASQGLLEFVEMFKAPIKMLHPLLTATQEGNYVGSENIGAIPFQGIILAHSNEAEWQSFKNNKNNEAFIDRICVIKVPYCLRVQEEQRIYDKLVKGSDLATAPCAPSTLEMLAKFSVLSRMRDHPNSSLYSKMRVYDGESMKETDPKAKSMQEYRDQAGVDEGMDGISTRFAFKVLAATFNYDSNEISADPVHLMYILEQSIKREQFPDDTEKKYIEFIKAEMAPRYAEFIGNEIQKAYLESYSDYGQNLFDRYVDYADAWIEDQDFKDPDTGQLMNRELLNQELTKIEKPAGIANPKDFRNEVVKFALRARAANAGRNPSWTSYEKIREVIEKRMFSQVEDLLPVISFGSKKDGETEKKHNEFVSRMMSRGYTERQVRRLVEWYMRVKQAG, from the coding sequence ATGTTCCCGGCCGACGAACTGTTCACGCGCTACACACAGTCCTACGAGGGGCGCCGTGAGGTCGAGATGAGCCTCACGGAATACCTCCAGGAATGCCGCGACGACCCGATGATGTATGCCTCCGCGCCGGAGCGCATCCTCGCCGCCATCGGCGAACCGGAAATCGTCGACACCGCCAAGGACCCGCGCCTTGGCCGAATCTTCATGAACCGGACGATCAAGATCTATCCGGCCTTCGCCGACTTCTACGGCATGGAGGAGACGATCGAGCGGATCGTCGGCTTCTTCCGCCACGCCGCGCAGGGTCTGGAGGAGCGCAAGCAGATCCTCTACCTGCTGGGGCCGGTGGGCGGCGGCAAGTCGTCGCTGGCGGAGCGGCTGAAGTCGCTGATGGAGAAATGCCCGGTCTATGTGCTGAAGGCCGGCAAGGAGATCAGCCCGGTCTTCGAAAGCCCGCTCGGCCTCTTCAACCCGGACGAGATGGGCGACCTGCTGGAGGACCGTTACGGCATCCCGCGCCGCCGCCTGACCGGGCTGATGAGCCCCTGGGCGGTGAAGCGGCTGGACGAGTTCGGCGGCGACATCTCCCGCTTCCGCGTCGTCAAGCTGCACCCCAGCAAGCTGCGCCAGATCTGCGTCACCAAGACGGAGCCGGGCGACGAGAACAACCAGGACATCTCCTCGCTGGTCGGCAAGGTCGACATCCGCAAGCTGGAGGTGTACAGCCAGAACGATCCCGACGCCTACAGCTTCTCCGGCGGCCTGAACCGGGCCAGCCAGGGCCTGCTGGAATTCGTCGAGATGTTCAAGGCCCCGATCAAGATGCTCCACCCGCTGCTGACGGCGACCCAGGAGGGCAACTACGTCGGCTCGGAGAACATCGGCGCCATCCCGTTCCAGGGCATCATCCTCGCCCACTCGAACGAGGCGGAGTGGCAGTCCTTCAAGAACAACAAGAACAACGAAGCCTTCATCGACCGCATCTGCGTCATCAAGGTCCCCTACTGCCTGCGCGTGCAGGAGGAGCAGCGGATCTACGACAAGCTGGTCAAGGGCTCCGACCTCGCGACCGCGCCCTGCGCGCCGTCAACGTTGGAGATGCTGGCGAAGTTCTCGGTGCTGTCGCGCATGCGCGACCATCCGAACTCCAGCCTCTACTCCAAGATGCGCGTCTACGACGGCGAGAGCATGAAGGAGACCGACCCCAAGGCCAAGTCCATGCAGGAATACCGCGACCAGGCGGGCGTGGACGAGGGCATGGACGGCATCTCCACCCGCTTCGCCTTCAAGGTGCTGGCCGCGACCTTCAACTACGACTCCAACGAGATCTCGGCCGATCCCGTCCATCTGATGTACATCCTGGAGCAGTCAATCAAGCGGGAGCAGTTTCCCGACGACACCGAGAAGAAGTACATCGAGTTCATCAAGGCCGAGATGGCGCCGCGCTATGCGGAGTTCATCGGCAACGAGATCCAGAAGGCGTATCTGGAGTCCTACAGCGACTACGGGCAGAACCTGTTCGACCGCTATGTGGACTACGCCGACGCGTGGATCGAGGACCAGGACTTCAAGGATCCGGACACCGGCCAGTTGATGAACCGCGAGCTTCTGAACCAGGAGCTGACCAAGATCGAGAAGCCCGCCGGGATCGCCAACCCGAAGGACTTCCGAAACGAGGTCGTCAAGTTCGCGTTGCGCGCGCGGGCGGCGAACGCCGGGCGCAACCCCTCCTGGACGTCCTACGAGAAAATCCGTGAGGTGATCGAGAAACGCATGTTCTCCCAGGTGGAGGATCTGCTTCCGGTCATCAGCTTCGGGTCCAAGAAGGACGGCGAGACCGAGAAGAAGCACAACGAGTTCGTGTCGCGCATGATGTCGCGCGGCTACACCGAGCGGCAGGTCCGCCGGTTGGTCGAGTGGTACATGCGCGTGAAGCAGGCCGGCTGA
- a CDS encoding YeaH/YhbH family protein, translated as MNIIDRRLNPQGKSLANRQRFLRRAKEQVVKAVRDASGKRGIQDIENGEKVTISTGGVREPSFHRSGAGGVRDYVVPGNKEYVEGDTIARPESGGGRGGNEGSPDGEGDDDFRFVLSREEFLDIFLEDLELPDLVKQKVKQTESHSLTRAGYSVTGSPANLNLVRTMRNSLSRRIALKRPKPADMLELEALLREAEDRGEDPEKLREMRDQLERHYLRSKRIPFIDPIDVRYNRFETVPKPIAQAVMFCLMDVSGSMTEHMKDLAKRFFMLLFLFLKRRYRSVDIVFIRHTHEAKEVDEDTFFYSTETGGTVVSTALEEMQRIVKERYPENEWNIYAAQASDGDNMSSDNARSAGLLRDGILPLCQYFAYIEVAAEHNMGLSALGRETELWRTYKTVQGPDLPIAMRRVRSRREIFPVFRDLFAREKAGA; from the coding sequence ATGAACATCATCGACCGTCGCCTGAATCCGCAAGGCAAGAGCCTGGCCAACCGCCAGCGTTTCCTGCGCCGTGCCAAGGAGCAGGTGGTGAAGGCGGTGCGGGATGCCTCCGGCAAACGCGGCATCCAGGACATCGAAAACGGCGAGAAGGTGACCATCTCGACCGGCGGCGTGCGGGAGCCCTCCTTCCACCGCTCCGGGGCCGGCGGCGTGCGCGACTACGTCGTGCCGGGCAACAAGGAGTATGTGGAGGGAGACACCATCGCGCGGCCCGAGAGCGGCGGCGGTCGGGGCGGCAACGAAGGCAGTCCGGACGGGGAGGGCGACGACGACTTCCGCTTCGTCCTGTCCCGCGAGGAGTTCCTGGACATCTTCCTGGAGGACCTGGAGCTTCCCGACCTCGTCAAGCAGAAGGTCAAGCAGACGGAGTCCCACTCGCTGACGCGGGCGGGCTATTCGGTGACCGGCTCGCCGGCCAACCTGAACCTCGTCCGCACCATGCGCAACAGCCTCAGCCGGCGCATCGCGCTGAAGCGCCCCAAGCCGGCGGACATGCTGGAGTTGGAGGCTCTTCTGCGCGAGGCGGAGGACCGCGGCGAGGATCCCGAGAAGCTGCGGGAGATGCGCGACCAGTTGGAGCGGCACTATCTTCGCTCCAAGCGCATCCCCTTCATCGATCCGATCGACGTCCGCTACAACCGGTTCGAGACGGTGCCGAAGCCCATCGCGCAGGCGGTCATGTTCTGCCTGATGGACGTCTCCGGCTCGATGACCGAGCACATGAAGGACCTCGCCAAGCGCTTCTTCATGCTGCTGTTCCTGTTCCTGAAGCGGCGCTACCGGTCGGTGGATATCGTCTTCATCCGCCACACCCACGAGGCCAAGGAGGTGGACGAGGACACGTTCTTCTACTCCACCGAGACCGGCGGCACCGTGGTCTCCACGGCGCTGGAGGAGATGCAGCGCATCGTCAAGGAGCGCTATCCGGAGAACGAGTGGAACATCTACGCTGCCCAGGCGTCGGACGGCGACAACATGTCGTCGGACAACGCGCGGTCGGCGGGTTTGCTGCGGGACGGCATCCTGCCGCTGTGCCAGTACTTCGCCTACATCGAGGTGGCGGCGGAGCACAACATGGGCCTGTCGGCGCTGGGCCGCGAGACGGAGTTGTGGCGGACCTACAAGACGGTCCAGGGACCGGACCTGCCGATCGCCATGCGCCGCGTCCGCTCCCGCCGGGAGATCTTCCCGGTCTTCCGCGACCTGTTCGCCCGCGAGAAGGCGGGGGCATAG
- a CDS encoding SpoVR family protein, translating into MSAVIDKTDSLLYDGADWDYDQIKRVYDAIEDIALKDMGLNVYPNQIEVITAEQMLDAYSSIGMPLMYKHWSFGKHFARDEMLYRKGYRGLAYEIVINSSPCISYIMEENTMTMQTLVIAHAAFGHNHFFKNNQLFQQWTDAEGILDYLEFAKSYIAQCEDRYGHHAVERVLDAAHALMNQGVHKYPKKRSLDLRLEQKRERERQEYQEQTFNDLWRTVPKVAVGGNRPSKSVSERKKLLGLPEENLLYFLEKKAPRLEHWQREILRIVRHMAQYFYPQKQTKLMNEGCATYTHYTILNEMHRRGMISEGAMLEFLHSHTSVVFQPEFDDQRFSGINPYALGFAMMQDIQRIAETPTDEDRYWFPDLAGRGDGMGALRDAWANFRDESFVLQYLSPHLMRKFKMFSVRDDAEDPYLLVENIHNERGYRGIRKLLARQYDLGFLEPDIQIVDVDLAGDRKLILHHRVTNGVLLDESDAKAVLRHIANLWGYEVQLVEVSALSDAILKEHAVTAPSGIGG; encoded by the coding sequence ATGAGCGCTGTGATCGACAAGACCGACAGCCTGCTCTACGACGGGGCGGACTGGGATTACGACCAGATCAAGCGCGTCTACGACGCCATCGAGGACATCGCCCTGAAGGACATGGGCCTCAACGTCTATCCCAACCAGATCGAGGTCATCACCGCCGAGCAGATGCTCGACGCCTATTCGTCCATCGGCATGCCGCTGATGTACAAGCACTGGTCCTTCGGCAAGCATTTCGCCCGCGACGAGATGCTCTACCGCAAGGGCTACCGCGGCCTCGCCTACGAGATCGTCATCAACTCCAGTCCCTGCATCAGCTACATCATGGAAGAGAACACCATGACGATGCAGACTCTGGTGATCGCCCACGCCGCCTTCGGCCACAACCACTTCTTCAAGAACAACCAGCTGTTCCAGCAGTGGACGGACGCCGAGGGCATCCTCGACTATCTGGAATTCGCCAAGTCCTACATCGCCCAGTGCGAGGACCGCTACGGCCACCACGCGGTGGAGCGGGTGCTCGACGCCGCCCACGCGCTGATGAACCAGGGCGTGCACAAATACCCGAAGAAGCGCAGCCTCGACCTGCGGCTGGAGCAGAAGCGCGAGCGGGAGCGGCAGGAGTACCAGGAGCAGACCTTCAACGACCTGTGGCGCACCGTGCCGAAGGTCGCCGTCGGCGGCAACCGTCCGTCCAAGTCGGTGTCGGAGCGCAAGAAGCTGCTCGGCCTGCCCGAAGAGAATCTGCTCTATTTCCTGGAGAAGAAAGCCCCGCGGCTGGAGCATTGGCAGCGCGAGATCCTCCGCATCGTCCGCCACATGGCCCAGTATTTCTACCCGCAGAAGCAAACCAAACTGATGAACGAGGGGTGTGCGACCTACACCCACTACACCATCCTGAACGAGATGCACCGGCGGGGGATGATCAGCGAAGGCGCGATGCTGGAATTCCTGCATTCGCACACCTCGGTGGTGTTCCAGCCGGAGTTCGACGACCAGCGCTTCTCGGGCATCAACCCCTACGCGCTGGGCTTCGCGATGATGCAGGACATCCAGCGCATCGCCGAGACCCCGACCGACGAGGACCGCTACTGGTTCCCCGACCTCGCCGGGCGGGGCGACGGCATGGGCGCGCTGCGCGACGCCTGGGCCAATTTCCGCGACGAGAGCTTCGTGCTCCAGTATCTCAGCCCGCACCTGATGCGGAAGTTCAAGATGTTCAGCGTGCGCGACGACGCGGAAGACCCCTATCTGCTGGTCGAGAACATCCACAACGAGCGCGGCTACCGCGGCATCCGCAAGCTGCTGGCGCGGCAGTACGACCTGGGCTTCCTGGAGCCGGACATCCAGATCGTCGACGTCGATCTGGCCGGCGACCGCAAGCTGATCCTGCACCATCGCGTGACCAACGGCGTGCTGCTGGACGAGAGCGACGCCAAGGCGGTGCTGCGCCACATCGCCAACCTGTGGGGCTACGAGGTCCAGCTCGTCGAGGTGTCGGCCCTGTCCGACGCCATCCTGAAGGAGCACGCCGTCACCGCACCCAGCGGCATCGGGGGGTGA
- a CDS encoding adenylate/guanylate cyclase domain-containing protein, whose product MDAQGILDLSRWIAEAGLRGVPETDLIGGFCERLVAAGVPLTRTVVGADTLHPTIAGHVVTWDSSGRNAAEVRRTEYGGDGSDPDIDEKWLRSPFHRLYTSGETMLRLRLTDGAEGGEFPIVDELRAQGATDYMAIVNRLGPRAAIGELDCIFSSWVSHHPDGFSDAQRDALLTLTGSLALALRGHAMAHIANTLAETYLGRDAGHRVLRGHIRRGVAEELDAVLWFSDLQGFTRITDTAAPETILPLLNDYAELVVTAIHRHHGQVLKFMGDGILAVFDRSSAEDACRAALDAAEEARARCKELNARRSAAGLPVTRFYLGLHQGKVFYGNIGGVDRLDFTVVGPAVNEASRIAAMCRSLDQDILLSSAFTESAPECRERLISVGRYLLRGVARPQELYTLDPEASGSA is encoded by the coding sequence ATGGATGCGCAAGGGATTCTCGACCTCAGCCGCTGGATCGCGGAGGCCGGGCTGCGGGGGGTGCCGGAGACGGACCTCATCGGCGGCTTCTGCGAACGGCTGGTCGCGGCGGGCGTGCCGCTGACCCGGACGGTGGTCGGGGCGGACACGCTGCACCCGACCATCGCCGGCCATGTCGTCACCTGGGACAGCAGCGGGCGCAACGCCGCCGAGGTGCGCCGGACCGAGTATGGCGGCGACGGCAGCGATCCCGACATCGACGAGAAATGGCTGCGCAGCCCCTTCCACCGGCTCTACACCTCCGGCGAGACGATGCTGCGGCTGCGGCTGACCGACGGTGCGGAGGGCGGCGAGTTCCCGATCGTCGATGAGCTGCGGGCGCAGGGCGCCACCGACTACATGGCCATCGTCAACCGGCTCGGCCCCCGCGCCGCCATCGGGGAGCTGGACTGCATCTTCTCCTCCTGGGTGTCGCACCATCCGGACGGTTTCAGTGACGCCCAGCGCGACGCCCTGCTCACCCTCACCGGCAGTCTGGCGCTGGCGCTGCGCGGCCACGCCATGGCGCACATCGCCAACACGCTGGCCGAGACCTATCTGGGGCGGGACGCCGGCCACCGGGTGCTGCGCGGCCACATCCGCCGCGGCGTGGCGGAGGAGCTGGACGCCGTGCTGTGGTTCAGCGACCTCCAGGGCTTCACCCGCATCACCGACACGGCGGCCCCGGAAACCATCCTGCCGCTGCTGAACGACTATGCGGAACTGGTGGTGACGGCGATCCACCGGCACCACGGGCAGGTGCTGAAGTTCATGGGCGACGGCATCCTGGCCGTCTTCGACCGCTCCAGCGCCGAGGACGCCTGCCGCGCCGCCCTCGACGCGGCCGAGGAGGCGCGGGCGCGCTGCAAGGAGCTGAACGCCCGCCGCTCCGCCGCCGGGTTGCCGGTGACGCGCTTCTATCTCGGGCTGCACCAGGGGAAGGTGTTCTACGGCAACATCGGCGGGGTGGACCGTCTGGACTTCACCGTGGTCGGCCCGGCGGTGAACGAGGCCAGCCGCATCGCCGCCATGTGCCGGTCGCTCGACCAGGACATCCTGCTGTCCTCCGCCTTCACCGAGTCCGCCCCGGAATGCCGGGAGCGGCTGATCTCGGTGGGGCGCTACCTGCTGCGCGGCGTGGCGCGCCCGCAGGAGCTGTACACGCTGGACCCGGAGGCGTCGGGGTCGGCCTAA
- a CDS encoding DNA-binding protein, with protein sequence MAIIGVMGSGQEEWADYAEPLGAWIAAAGHDLLTGGGGGVMRSAARAFHGTPGRQGRSIGILPSEPDPVRGHAPLPGYPNPYIDLPILTPFARKPAGAPPTELSRNHVNILTSDVIVVLPGRHGTLDEVRLALRFGKPMIGFGPELDFRAMPAELRTTGDFGTVTAFIADALSRR encoded by the coding sequence ATGGCGATCATCGGCGTGATGGGGTCGGGGCAGGAGGAATGGGCGGATTACGCGGAGCCGCTCGGCGCGTGGATCGCCGCGGCCGGGCACGACCTGCTGACCGGAGGCGGCGGCGGGGTGATGCGCTCGGCCGCGCGGGCCTTCCACGGCACGCCGGGGCGCCAGGGCCGCTCCATCGGCATCCTGCCGTCCGAGCCCGACCCGGTCCGCGGCCATGCGCCCCTGCCCGGCTACCCCAACCCCTACATCGACCTGCCCATCCTGACGCCCTTCGCGCGCAAGCCGGCCGGCGCGCCGCCGACGGAGCTGAGCCGCAACCACGTCAACATCCTGACCAGCGACGTCATCGTTGTCCTGCCCGGCCGCCACGGCACCTTGGATGAGGTCCGGCTAGCCCTGCGCTTCGGAAAGCCTATGATCGGTTTCGGACCGGAGCTTGACTTTCGGGCCATGCCCGCCGAATTGCGGACAACCGGCGACTTCGGAACGGTCACGGCCTTCATCGCGGACGCCCTGTCCCGCCGCTGA